A single Candidatus Liberibacter asiaticus DNA region contains:
- the flgK gene encoding flagellar hook-associated protein FlgK — protein sequence MSLLAVFNKAQNICNNASQQFASIVRNIENADNKNYVRRDTMTTISPENVTVVTQRSENKNMFDKVLHAHSSAIGQQRLLQSFEALKEMMSADDHYNNSPTHYISKLRDSLESYSKNLSEDILGKTVIDNAEEVVQNFNTSAREVQKIRADADKEIELEISNLRRFLSELTVVNDAIKFKTASKHDAHDFLDQRDVLLQKISEIIGISTIVRNNNDMVVYTSDGTTLFETVPRDINFEKMNSYTVTSESNPIFIDGVVVSSNQGSAVPKGKIKALLQIRDSVVPIFQNQLDEMARVLIGSFSEKDPIAGNSENVPGLFIADGIKDLDNKLCQGISETICVNPQYRSNPSFLRDGGSVSKKFLWNVKNLAGYPDLINHYCDSFNKNFIFDPVAGINTNVTLLEYARNSIGWLEKNRSDSHDLHMKSQVVFNHISESYSNTVGVNLQEELSFLIKVEQSYNISNKLIMFTDKMLQTLLEGVK from the coding sequence ATGTCTCTTTTAGCTGTATTCAATAAAGCACAGAACATTTGTAATAATGCTAGTCAACAATTTGCATCTATTGTGCGAAACATAGAGAATGCAGACAATAAAAATTATGTTCGTCGGGATACTATGACTACTATAAGTCCTGAAAACGTGACAGTTGTGACTCAACGCTCTGAAAATAAGAATATGTTTGACAAAGTGTTGCATGCGCATTCTTCTGCTATAGGACAGCAAAGGCTTCTGCAGAGTTTTGAAGCGTTAAAAGAGATGATGAGTGCGGATGATCATTATAATAATTCTCCTACGCACTATATATCTAAGTTGCGAGACTCTCTTGAATCATATTCTAAGAATCTTTCTGAGGATATCTTGGGAAAAACAGTGATTGATAATGCAGAAGAAGTTGTTCAAAATTTTAATACTTCTGCACGGGAAGTACAAAAGATTCGTGCAGATGCTGATAAAGAAATTGAGTTAGAGATTTCTAATTTAAGAAGATTCTTGTCTGAATTAACAGTAGTTAATGATGCTATTAAATTCAAAACTGCTTCTAAGCATGATGCTCATGATTTTCTGGATCAGCGTGATGTATTATTGCAAAAAATTTCTGAAATCATTGGTATCTCTACTATTGTGCGTAATAATAATGATATGGTTGTCTATACTTCGGATGGCACTACATTATTTGAAACAGTTCCACGAGATATCAATTTTGAGAAAATGAATTCGTATACCGTTACGAGTGAAAGCAATCCTATTTTTATTGATGGTGTGGTCGTTTCTTCTAATCAGGGATCTGCTGTGCCCAAAGGTAAAATAAAAGCGCTTTTGCAAATCCGTGATAGTGTAGTCCCAATTTTTCAAAATCAACTTGATGAGATGGCGAGGGTTCTTATTGGTTCTTTTTCGGAAAAAGATCCAATAGCGGGTAATTCTGAAAATGTTCCTGGTTTGTTTATTGCTGATGGCATCAAGGATCTTGATAATAAATTATGTCAGGGGATCTCTGAAACCATTTGTGTTAATCCCCAATATCGGTCTAATCCATCGTTTTTACGGGATGGTGGGTCTGTTTCGAAGAAATTTTTATGGAATGTTAAAAATTTAGCAGGATATCCAGACCTTATTAACCACTACTGTGATTCTTTTAATAAAAATTTTATTTTTGATCCTGTGGCGGGGATAAATACCAACGTTACTTTATTAGAATATGCTCGTAATTCTATTGGATGGTTAGAAAAAAATAGATCTGATAGCCATGATTTGCACATGAAAAGTCAAGTTGTTTTTAATCATATTTCTGAATCTTATTCAAACACTGTAGGTGTTAACCTCCAAGAGGAACTCAGCTTTCTCATAAAAGTAGAGCAATCCTACAATATCTCTAACAAGCTTATAATGTTCACTGATAAGATGTTACAAACTTTATTGGAAGGAGTTAAATAG
- a CDS encoding response regulator transcription factor, translating into MFVLIDDRALVKDGYIALFGDDGVSLEGFNSLEFEEWLQSSAREDVSAIEAFLIGKGEKVLELPRIIRAHSQVPLIGISDYPSLQTTLDFFDSGVDDVVNKPIHHREILARVAAIYRRLKVSNNRAETGPIRVFSDGRDPEVQGEVFPLPRRERRILEYLMANRGKRVAKTQIFSAIYGLFDEAVEENVVESHISKLRKKLRNKLGFDPVDSKRFLGYSIDWN; encoded by the coding sequence ATGTTTGTTTTGATTGATGATCGTGCTTTAGTAAAAGATGGTTATATTGCTCTTTTTGGGGATGATGGAGTTTCTTTAGAAGGATTTAATTCCCTTGAGTTTGAAGAATGGTTGCAATCTTCAGCGCGAGAAGATGTCTCTGCGATTGAAGCTTTTCTGATAGGGAAAGGGGAGAAAGTTCTGGAATTGCCACGGATTATCAGAGCTCATTCACAAGTACCATTAATTGGCATCAGTGATTATCCATCTTTGCAAACAACCTTAGATTTTTTTGATTCTGGGGTAGATGATGTTGTGAACAAGCCTATCCATCATCGTGAAATATTAGCAAGAGTCGCTGCTATTTATAGGCGTTTAAAAGTATCTAATAATCGCGCAGAAACAGGGCCTATTCGCGTATTCTCAGATGGGCGTGATCCAGAGGTGCAAGGTGAAGTTTTTCCTTTGCCTCGGAGAGAACGTCGAATCTTAGAATATCTCATGGCTAATAGGGGAAAAAGAGTCGCTAAAACACAGATTTTTAGTGCTATTTATGGCTTGTTTGATGAAGCGGTGGAAGAAAATGTGGTTGAAAGTCATATTAGTAAATTACGCAAAAAATTACGTAACAAACTAGGATTTGATCCTGTTGATTCTAAGAGATTTCTTGGTTATTCCATCGATTGGAATTAA
- a CDS encoding flagellar hook protein FlgE — protein MGILGSMKTAMSGMDAQSNRVSAVSDNIANVDTVGYKRTAIAFSSLVFPSTSNSYVSGGLEISTKDMISEQGSLMHTASNTDLAIQGKGFFIVKGRDNVNCLTRAGDFHINNEGFLENVAGGVLLGYPLKNASAPLIVNSFQGLERINVKHAELSAMPTTTGFISNNLDKNATIITPDKTPKHNGRDAEYTHKSSFAAYDTLGSSVVYDVYYTKTGDKKWEVSIFRQDQSTNNSFPYNVAPLNTVEVSFDPVTGYLANSSHKAISFNDNTSGIDQQITIDISKTTQLAGGFIPQKSEINGHAPGKPKDFSVSKDGYVDIIYDDGTRVPIYRLAIATVPSEDNLKLFDGNTYLPTRDSGDISIGFPGHNQHGEIFSGALETANVDIASELTELIEAQRNYAVNSKVFQTGSDFMDILISLKR, from the coding sequence ATGGGCATTTTAGGAAGTATGAAGACCGCTATGTCCGGTATGGATGCGCAATCTAATCGGGTATCGGCGGTAAGTGATAATATAGCGAATGTAGATACAGTTGGATACAAGCGTACGGCTATTGCATTCTCGTCGCTTGTGTTCCCATCTACGTCAAACTCGTATGTCTCTGGTGGGCTAGAAATTTCTACAAAGGATATGATATCTGAACAAGGATCTCTTATGCATACAGCGTCTAATACAGATTTAGCTATTCAAGGTAAGGGGTTTTTTATCGTCAAAGGTAGAGATAATGTTAATTGTCTGACAAGAGCTGGTGATTTTCACATAAATAATGAAGGTTTTCTAGAAAATGTTGCTGGAGGTGTATTGCTCGGATATCCCTTAAAAAATGCCTCTGCTCCTTTGATAGTCAATAGTTTTCAGGGACTAGAAAGAATTAATGTAAAACATGCTGAACTAAGCGCAATGCCTACTACTACAGGATTTATTTCTAATAATCTTGATAAAAATGCGACGATAATAACACCTGACAAGACTCCAAAACATAATGGGAGGGATGCAGAATATACGCATAAGAGTTCTTTTGCAGCCTATGATACGTTAGGATCTTCTGTCGTTTATGATGTGTATTATACAAAGACTGGGGATAAAAAATGGGAAGTATCAATTTTTCGTCAAGATCAGTCAACGAATAATAGTTTTCCGTATAATGTTGCTCCCTTGAATACTGTCGAGGTATCCTTTGATCCTGTAACAGGGTATTTAGCTAATTCTTCTCACAAGGCAATATCTTTTAATGATAATACTTCAGGGATAGATCAGCAGATAACAATTGATATATCTAAAACTACTCAATTAGCAGGTGGTTTTATCCCTCAGAAGTCTGAGATTAATGGTCATGCTCCAGGCAAGCCAAAAGATTTTTCTGTTTCTAAAGATGGTTATGTAGACATCATTTATGATGATGGTACGCGAGTTCCAATTTATCGTCTGGCGATTGCTACTGTTCCAAGCGAAGATAATTTAAAGCTCTTTGATGGTAATACATATCTTCCAACACGTGATTCTGGTGATATCAGTATCGGTTTCCCTGGTCATAATCAGCACGGAGAGATTTTTTCCGGAGCGCTAGAAACTGCCAATGTTGATATTGCTAGTGAATTAACAGAACTAATAGAAGCACAACGCAACTATGCAGTTAATTCAAAAGTATTTCAAACAGGTTCTGATTTTATGGATATTTTGATTAGTCTTAAAAGATAA
- the flaF gene encoding flagellar biosynthesis regulator FlaF yields MRQYYHETIQESSIECRKREHWILDRSISLLSIAHKSLPNSKQAVEALFYTSRVWVVFIQDLVSEDNHLPQEVKLNLISIGLWVLKECERIRRNKSNSYQDIIDVISIVRDGLK; encoded by the coding sequence ATGCGTCAGTATTATCATGAGACTATACAGGAATCTTCCATAGAATGCAGAAAACGCGAACACTGGATCCTAGATAGGTCGATTTCTTTATTATCCATCGCACATAAGTCGTTACCAAATAGTAAACAAGCCGTTGAAGCACTGTTTTATACAAGTCGTGTATGGGTCGTTTTTATACAGGATCTAGTCTCAGAGGATAATCATTTACCTCAGGAAGTAAAGTTAAATCTTATTTCAATTGGCTTATGGGTTTTGAAAGAATGTGAGCGTATTAGGCGTAATAAATCGAATAGTTATCAGGATATCATTGATGTTATTTCTATTGTGAGGGATGGATTAAAGTGA
- a CDS encoding flagellar motor protein MotB: MNSHGDKNQENDQFIIIKKKVAIDDTPNNLGSWKIVYADFMTVLMAFFLVMWIINATDDDTKKAIEQYFNPFGKNLMTASKGIFDEQNPPERSSQNKIDLSIDEHITKNSVDLKIGSTNQKKQYQRLENNIFYLSNSQQSEHCKNSLTRDSEKGKDLCKSTDLEKSINKEENYFLPPLSKEKILAMKRKKRLQDLAKKISSTLSGLVADNIVKGVLFETTRTGILISIIDQRNTPMFDKSSSIPLPETIVVLQKIGEVLAHSTEVISIRGHTDASPFRNIARDNWRLSLDRAYSAYQVLMKSGVSEDRISKISGFAHHRLKIASDPMNSANRRIDILVEDRQG, encoded by the coding sequence ATGAATTCTCATGGAGATAAAAATCAAGAAAATGACCAGTTTATTATTATAAAGAAAAAAGTAGCTATAGATGATACACCAAATAATTTAGGATCTTGGAAAATTGTTTATGCGGACTTTATGACAGTATTAATGGCCTTTTTTTTAGTCATGTGGATTATTAATGCTACTGATGATGATACAAAGAAAGCCATAGAACAATATTTTAATCCTTTCGGGAAAAATTTAATGACTGCTTCTAAAGGCATTTTTGATGAACAAAATCCTCCCGAACGTTCTTCGCAGAATAAGATTGATCTATCAATAGATGAACATATTACCAAGAATAGTGTGGATTTGAAGATTGGTAGTACTAATCAAAAAAAGCAATACCAAAGGTTAGAAAATAATATTTTTTATCTCAGTAATTCGCAACAAAGCGAACATTGTAAAAATTCGTTGACGCGAGATTCAGAGAAGGGAAAAGATCTTTGTAAGAGTACAGATCTGGAAAAAAGCATAAATAAGGAAGAGAATTACTTTCTTCCTCCATTGAGTAAAGAAAAAATTCTTGCAATGAAAAGAAAGAAACGATTGCAAGACTTAGCAAAAAAAATAAGCTCAACACTGTCAGGATTAGTGGCGGATAATATTGTGAAAGGAGTATTATTCGAAACGACTCGTACAGGAATATTGATCTCAATTATTGATCAGCGAAATACTCCTATGTTTGATAAAAGCTCTTCTATACCACTACCTGAGACGATTGTAGTTCTTCAAAAAATTGGTGAAGTACTGGCTCATAGTACCGAAGTAATTTCTATTCGTGGGCATACCGACGCTAGCCCATTTCGTAATATAGCGAGAGATAATTGGAGATTATCATTAGATCGTGCATATAGTGCGTATCAAGTTTTGATGAAATCTGGAGTTTCTGAAGATCGTATATCAAAAATTTCAGGTTTTGCACATCATCGCCTTAAAATTGCATCAGATCCCATGAATTCAGCCAATAGACGTATAGATATTTTAGTAGAAGATAGACAAGGATAA
- the flgD gene encoding flagellar hook assembly protein FlgD, translating into MEINTEVNPTQQEFSKSKSKKTLGQDAFLKLLITQIKHQDPTEPMKASEQVAQLAVFSQMEQSVQMNSTLQELLKSNNLAQASSYIGKNITNADGSISGVVNAIQVSSTGLTAITVDNTEIPITTGIRISN; encoded by the coding sequence ATGGAAATCAACACAGAAGTAAATCCTACACAGCAAGAATTTTCGAAATCGAAATCTAAAAAGACGCTTGGTCAAGATGCTTTTTTAAAGCTTTTAATTACCCAGATCAAACACCAAGATCCAACGGAACCGATGAAAGCGAGTGAACAAGTTGCTCAATTAGCAGTCTTTTCTCAGATGGAGCAATCTGTACAAATGAATTCTACTCTGCAAGAGTTACTAAAAAGCAATAACCTAGCACAGGCTTCTAGTTATATTGGAAAAAATATTACCAATGCGGATGGTTCTATCAGTGGTGTCGTAAATGCTATTCAAGTATCATCAACTGGTTTAACAGCAATCACGGTGGATAATACGGAAATTCCAATCACAACAGGGATTCGGATATCTAATTAA
- a CDS encoding flagellar hook-associated family protein, whose translation MKTTGISTSSIFERMNILTKELNKDSVKLHEEMVTGQSSDYGLQLGARVTSILEWEQEKNHIAERLHSNSLVTKRLSTSQAHLSSMQKIVQDMVGPLVILLEGKTDNNKFPINAGMLRDSYESFVTFANMTDEGQYLFSGINSSEKPLNGYFTKDSLAKKSFDQMLQGFLEENSKSLLAGQHLEVSSMNAQQMTDFIKQLEDKFSDDEYWANNWSNASDHNIKYRIKDTEGIDVSANVNMRGIRDIMFVAVIGTEFLSKNLTDGARNVLTKKMLSTVQQGLSGIIEQRAVLGISEKNINEERVFLQNKNNIIDTYISKSIGVEQHTAHAQLSTLINKIEMSYMITTKLQKLSILNYL comes from the coding sequence ATGAAAACAACAGGTATTTCAACATCTTCTATATTTGAGCGTATGAATATTCTCACTAAGGAGTTGAATAAAGATTCTGTTAAGTTACACGAAGAGATGGTTACAGGACAGTCTTCAGATTATGGTTTGCAATTAGGGGCGCGAGTAACGAGCATTCTGGAATGGGAACAAGAAAAGAATCATATCGCAGAAAGGCTCCATTCTAACAGTCTCGTAACAAAACGTTTGTCCACATCGCAAGCACATCTCAGTAGCATGCAGAAGATTGTTCAGGATATGGTGGGGCCGCTTGTTATATTATTGGAAGGGAAGACTGATAATAATAAATTTCCGATCAATGCTGGTATGCTCAGAGATTCATACGAATCTTTTGTGACGTTTGCTAATATGACAGATGAAGGACAATACCTATTTTCTGGTATTAATAGCTCAGAAAAACCTTTGAACGGTTATTTTACGAAGGATTCTTTAGCAAAGAAATCTTTCGATCAAATGTTACAAGGTTTTCTTGAGGAAAATTCCAAGTCTCTCTTAGCAGGGCAACATTTAGAAGTCTCTTCTATGAATGCTCAGCAAATGACTGATTTTATAAAACAATTAGAAGATAAATTTTCAGATGACGAATATTGGGCAAACAATTGGTCAAACGCTTCTGATCACAATATCAAATATCGTATAAAAGACACAGAAGGTATTGATGTTTCCGCTAATGTTAATATGCGTGGAATACGAGATATTATGTTTGTTGCAGTGATTGGAACAGAATTTTTAAGTAAAAATCTGACAGATGGAGCTCGAAATGTTCTGACCAAAAAGATGCTTTCTACTGTACAACAAGGATTGTCAGGCATCATCGAGCAACGTGCTGTTTTAGGGATCTCTGAAAAAAATATTAATGAAGAAAGAGTTTTCCTCCAGAACAAAAACAACATTATTGATACTTACATTTCAAAATCGATAGGCGTTGAGCAACATACAGCACACGCTCAATTATCAACACTAATCAATAAGATTGAGATGTCCTACATGATCACTACTAAACTCCAGAAGTTAAGTATACTAAACTACCTTTGA
- a CDS encoding chemotaxis protein, producing MNQKYLICTMMVAMDVFFSFATDQDLVRTIVPYQCVRSLQRALDEAMRGDISLQKKIPDIVKETGVQLRATHMDVFVDNRNIDAVWIYTIISQDLSVVDDLIAKDTKGYFDIAIVYALKKYFSGQLEESSKELSKIKDKDNTRGIVPYLHLLIGRAMMPFSSQQAVHFFDYVRLTSPGTFLEEIALRNLLEITQNEVGERAFGYIRAYVTQFHHSIYKDHFISVLLRFFLHGQLKLPDEDIVFTISFFSLEEQRAIYLKIAQNSVISGKRKIGFLAIKQLKRIIDRLDYKDLATIQLYENILNIPFVDIMSLQRSTCNIPYYSLMEQDRYLKKASEIIMSEIGKSLIDIDFEHIQKDLLLDKKEPRHTNVSMGIESFIKKNRSQIESIDVLLAEAR from the coding sequence ATGAATCAAAAATATCTCATTTGTACAATGATGGTGGCTATGGATGTATTTTTTAGTTTTGCAACGGATCAGGATTTGGTTCGTACTATTGTCCCATATCAATGTGTACGATCTTTGCAACGTGCACTAGATGAGGCAATGAGAGGAGATATTTCTTTGCAGAAAAAGATTCCTGATATAGTCAAAGAAACTGGTGTACAACTGCGTGCAACTCATATGGATGTTTTTGTAGATAATCGTAATATTGATGCAGTTTGGATATACACAATTATTTCTCAAGATCTTTCTGTTGTAGATGATTTAATTGCAAAAGATACAAAAGGTTATTTTGATATCGCTATTGTGTACGCTCTTAAAAAATATTTTTCAGGTCAACTCGAAGAATCTTCTAAAGAATTAAGTAAAATAAAAGATAAAGATAATACACGGGGTATTGTACCATACCTCCATCTTCTTATTGGTCGTGCTATGATGCCATTTTCTTCACAACAAGCAGTGCATTTTTTTGATTACGTGCGTCTTACGTCTCCTGGTACTTTCTTAGAAGAAATTGCTTTGCGTAACTTATTAGAAATTACGCAAAATGAAGTTGGAGAGCGTGCATTTGGTTATATTCGGGCTTATGTAACTCAATTCCATCATTCTATTTACAAAGATCATTTTATAAGTGTGTTATTGCGTTTTTTCTTGCATGGTCAATTGAAATTACCCGATGAAGATATTGTATTTACAATATCTTTTTTTTCTTTAGAGGAGCAACGAGCGATTTATTTGAAAATCGCTCAAAATTCCGTTATTTCTGGCAAAAGGAAAATAGGATTTTTAGCAATTAAGCAATTGAAAAGAATAATTGATAGACTTGATTATAAAGATTTGGCGACTATACAGCTCTATGAGAATATATTGAATATTCCTTTTGTAGATATCATGTCATTACAACGTAGTACATGTAATATTCCTTATTATTCTCTTATGGAACAAGATAGGTATTTAAAAAAAGCTTCTGAGATTATTATGTCTGAAATAGGGAAGTCTTTGATCGATATCGATTTTGAGCATATTCAGAAAGATTTATTGCTAGATAAAAAAGAACCAAGGCATACGAATGTGAGCATGGGGATAGAGTCATTTATTAAAAAAAATCGCTCCCAAATAGAATCAATAGATGTTTTGCTTGCAGAAGCGAGATGA
- a CDS encoding flagellar biosynthesis repressor FlbT: protein MNSPLRISLKAGERIFLNGAVVRVNNKVILELLNDITFILEHHVIREEEAITPFHQLYLIVQMIFLVPTKKDYLIDLGRRYINILFNIIQNQQLILALKNIESLINSGRFFEALKNIRTLSFIDNIDPNGSAIFASIFQSIRQEIKSWKSTQK, encoded by the coding sequence GTGAATAGCCCTTTACGTATTTCCCTGAAAGCGGGTGAACGAATATTTTTAAATGGTGCCGTCGTACGAGTGAATAACAAAGTGATTCTTGAGCTTTTGAACGATATTACATTTATACTAGAACATCACGTCATACGAGAAGAAGAAGCAATAACACCATTCCATCAGTTATATCTTATAGTGCAGATGATTTTTCTTGTGCCTACCAAAAAGGATTATTTAATAGATCTTGGTCGAAGATATATAAACATTCTTTTCAATATTATTCAGAATCAACAGCTGATTTTAGCACTGAAAAACATTGAATCGTTGATAAATTCAGGTCGATTTTTTGAAGCTCTTAAAAATATTCGTACTCTCTCTTTTATAGACAATATAGACCCCAATGGTAGTGCAATTTTTGCATCAATTTTTCAATCTATTCGCCAGGAAATTAAATCATGGAAATCAACACAGAAGTAA
- a CDS encoding flagellin produces MTSILTNHSAMSASQKLRDINYNLEVVQDRVSSGLRVSDAADNAAYWSIAQIMKSDNGALSAVSDAIGLGSSKVDIAKAGMSKAIDVMSTIKNKITAGVERGTDSKSIQSEITQLQSQLRDIARGSSFNGENWLRTDLGSSTASIAKSVIGSFIRDDNGKVQITTIDYYLDPETVLLDSSTDGTERYGLLDRNHKIKVEPQVLKDIDVSVYDASGTISTKKFKLATTSGAWLKAANATFDQAKGIATIPVPLPAAPAAPNTTSGTSGSKSPSVAASATYIRMGNSDIWVRATTKNSITSDPGYTNSTVAKVGNTHYYVDTESTTLDSRKDLPKEIDSGYSMVTLNITRHANTDAYNEKLAMEEMVSFIDTQIKCATAAAGKIGSISSRIHLQEDFIKLMRDAVEKGVGRLVDADMASESTRLSALQTQQQLAVQALSIVNNSTARILSLFRG; encoded by the coding sequence ATGACTAGTATTTTAACCAATCACTCTGCAATGTCTGCCTCACAAAAGTTGCGGGATATTAATTATAATCTGGAAGTCGTGCAGGATCGCGTTTCTTCAGGATTACGCGTTTCTGATGCTGCTGATAATGCAGCTTATTGGTCGATTGCCCAAATAATGAAATCAGATAATGGGGCTCTTTCTGCAGTTTCTGATGCAATAGGCCTAGGATCTTCAAAAGTAGATATTGCTAAGGCTGGGATGAGTAAAGCTATTGATGTGATGTCTACCATAAAAAACAAAATAACTGCAGGTGTTGAACGTGGTACAGATTCAAAATCTATTCAATCAGAGATTACTCAATTGCAATCACAATTGAGAGATATTGCAAGAGGATCTTCCTTTAATGGAGAAAATTGGTTGAGAACAGATTTAGGTTCTTCGACTGCTTCTATTGCTAAAAGTGTTATTGGTTCTTTTATTCGAGATGATAATGGTAAAGTTCAGATCACAACTATAGATTATTATCTTGATCCGGAGACTGTGTTGCTTGATAGTTCAACTGATGGTACAGAGCGTTATGGTCTTCTTGATAGGAATCACAAGATCAAGGTTGAGCCACAAGTACTCAAGGATATAGATGTATCAGTCTATGATGCAAGCGGTACGATAAGTACGAAAAAATTCAAACTTGCCACTACTAGCGGAGCTTGGTTAAAGGCGGCAAATGCTACTTTTGACCAAGCAAAAGGCATTGCAACAATCCCAGTGCCTTTGCCTGCTGCACCTGCTGCACCTAATACTACTTCTGGCACTAGTGGTAGCAAATCACCATCGGTAGCGGCATCTGCTACATATATCCGCATGGGTAACTCTGATATATGGGTACGCGCTACTACGAAAAATAGCATTACCAGTGATCCAGGATATACAAATTCTACTGTAGCAAAAGTAGGTAATACACACTACTATGTTGATACTGAATCAACTACTTTAGATAGCCGCAAAGACCTGCCTAAGGAGATTGACTCAGGCTATTCTATGGTAACACTAAACATTACACGGCATGCTAATACTGATGCGTATAATGAAAAGCTTGCTATGGAAGAGATGGTTTCGTTCATTGATACCCAAATAAAATGCGCTACTGCCGCGGCGGGGAAAATAGGATCAATTAGTTCGCGGATTCATTTGCAAGAAGATTTTATAAAACTTATGCGTGATGCTGTTGAAAAAGGTGTCGGTCGTTTGGTTGATGCTGATATGGCATCGGAATCCACTAGACTTTCTGCATTGCAGACACAACAACAATTAGCTGTTCAGGCGTTGTCTATTGTTAATAATTCTACAGCGAGAATTTTATCCCTTTTCCGTGGTTAA